The following coding sequences are from one Bradyrhizobium sp. 200 window:
- a CDS encoding SUMF1/EgtB/PvdO family nonheme iron enzyme, with protein MAQIRDIKSGRVGEPQRGPMPRRLAAIVAGDISGYSRLMQIDEEGTHTRVKRIERDLIEPSIVEHHGRLVKTTGDGFIAIFDSPVEAVRCSIVIQQNLVGRNAALPKHHWIEYRIGVNLGDVIIETDDVYGDGVNIATRLEGIAHPGEVYISGGIYEQIKHKLVCGYESLGDRHVKNITDPVRVYRVLSDPAAFLQNRKRREGILIFLLSLAVLMIAGGGLWYMLLQTGKLPNLVSAPVSPPEVQKAPAAKQPAPPAQPAPKLAPTQQQATPQPEPSPASKQAAPLPPSASPAAPAGQPATQAAASIPEPEMVALRGGSFAMGSNEDASEKPVRQVTVKPFAMGKFPVSVREWNACAAAKACGFTASGKDDAPVANVSWSDAKQYVAWLAETTRKPYRLPSEAEWEYAARGGTQTKFWWGDQLQPGMANCKNCSDIPAIDQPVKVGSLKPNPFGLFDMGGGVDQWVEDCWHRNYQGAPADGSAWVENACPSHVIRSGSWRKDSDYARTSSRGSYDTNVRYPTHGFRVALSP; from the coding sequence ATGGCCCAGATTCGTGACATCAAGTCGGGCCGCGTTGGCGAGCCGCAGCGCGGGCCAATGCCGCGCCGCCTTGCGGCCATCGTGGCGGGTGATATCTCCGGTTACAGCCGCCTGATGCAGATCGACGAAGAAGGCACGCACACCCGTGTCAAGCGTATCGAGCGCGATCTCATCGAACCCAGCATCGTGGAACATCACGGCAGGCTCGTTAAAACCACCGGCGACGGGTTCATTGCGATTTTCGATAGTCCCGTCGAGGCCGTCCGCTGCAGCATCGTGATTCAGCAAAATCTGGTGGGACGCAACGCGGCACTGCCAAAGCATCATTGGATCGAGTATCGCATTGGCGTCAATCTCGGCGATGTCATCATCGAAACCGACGACGTTTACGGCGACGGCGTCAATATTGCCACTCGGCTTGAAGGCATAGCCCATCCCGGCGAAGTCTATATCTCCGGCGGCATCTACGAACAGATCAAGCATAAGCTGGTTTGCGGATACGAATCGCTTGGTGATCGCCATGTCAAGAACATCACCGATCCGGTGCGGGTCTATCGCGTGCTTTCCGATCCGGCTGCGTTTCTGCAAAACCGGAAGCGGCGCGAAGGCATTCTGATCTTTTTGCTGAGCCTTGCGGTGCTGATGATTGCTGGCGGCGGTCTCTGGTACATGCTCTTGCAGACCGGCAAGCTGCCAAATCTGGTTTCGGCTCCCGTTTCACCCCCTGAAGTGCAGAAGGCGCCCGCCGCAAAACAACCAGCGCCGCCCGCCCAGCCCGCGCCGAAGCTGGCCCCGACTCAGCAACAGGCAACACCTCAGCCTGAGCCGTCTCCAGCTTCCAAACAGGCCGCGCCGCTACCGCCGTCCGCTTCTCCCGCCGCACCTGCTGGTCAACCAGCCACCCAGGCGGCCGCGTCGATTCCAGAGCCCGAGATGGTCGCGCTTCGGGGTGGCAGCTTTGCCATGGGCAGCAACGAAGACGCGTCGGAAAAACCGGTCCGCCAGGTAACAGTCAAGCCGTTTGCGATGGGGAAATTTCCTGTCTCCGTGCGGGAATGGAATGCATGCGCTGCCGCAAAGGCGTGCGGTTTCACGGCGAGCGGAAAGGACGATGCGCCGGTTGCAAACGTAAGCTGGAGCGACGCCAAGCAATATGTCGCCTGGCTCGCGGAAACCACCCGCAAGCCGTATCGGCTGCCGAGCGAAGCCGAATGGGAATATGCAGCGCGCGGCGGCACGCAGACCAAATTTTGGTGGGGCGATCAGCTTCAGCCCGGCATGGCCAATTGCAAGAACTGCAGTGACATTCCAGCCATCGATCAGCCGGTCAAGGTCGGCAGCCTGAAGCCAAATCCGTTTGGGCTGTTCGATATGGGCGGCGGCGTCGATCAATGGGTCGAAGACTGCTGGCACAGAAATTATCAAGGCGCTCCGGCGGACGGATCAGCGTGGGTCGAGAATGCCTGTCCCTCGCACGTCATCCGTTCCGGCTCCTGGAGGAAAGACTCAGATTATGCCCGGACGTCAAGCCGCGGCAGCTATGACACCAACGTGCGATATCCCACACACGGGTTCCGCGTCGCACTATCCCCCTAA
- a CDS encoding DUF4399 domain-containing protein, translated as MKFMQWIALSAALTCLPFAAYAQGKPAAKDALLYFVWPQNGAVIKGGFWCRFGLRNMGVTHAGDNYPNSGHHHLLINVNEPLNPNEPIPQDKSHLHFGAGQTEARIELPPGKYTLQLVLGDAEHFPHNPPVVSQKITITVR; from the coding sequence ATGAAATTCATGCAGTGGATCGCTCTGTCAGCAGCGCTCACTTGCCTGCCGTTCGCCGCCTACGCTCAAGGAAAGCCCGCGGCGAAGGATGCCCTTCTCTATTTCGTGTGGCCGCAGAACGGCGCCGTCATAAAAGGCGGATTTTGGTGCCGCTTTGGTCTGCGCAACATGGGCGTCACGCACGCCGGCGACAATTACCCGAACAGCGGTCATCATCACCTTCTAATCAATGTGAACGAGCCGCTCAATCCGAACGAACCGATCCCGCAAGACAAGTCACATCTTCATTTTGGGGCGGGTCAGACCGAAGCCCGGATCGAACTTCCACCCGGCAAGTACACGCTTCAACTCGTGCTGGGCGATGCCGAACACTTCCCGCACAATCCTCCAGTGGTCTCGCAGAAAATTACCATCACGGTCAGATAG
- a CDS encoding crotonase/enoyl-CoA hydratase family protein, which yields MAKVLYERDGRIARITLNRPEVMNAIDDELPGALADAVARADNDPGAHVIVLAGAGRAFCAGYDLTAYASGDRDNRCTQEMPWDPMKDYAAMSDNTNKFMSLFRSKRPVICKVHGFAVAGGSDIALCSDMIVMAEDARIGYPPVRVWGCPTTAMWVYRLGAEKAKRMLFTGDKITGIEAAALGLVLKAVPAEKLDEEVDALARRMATVPQNQLMMQKLMVNQALYNMGLMGTQMIATIFDGITRHSPEGLNFKRRSEEMGWKRAVDERDQGTFDWTTNQPITQNR from the coding sequence ATGGCCAAAGTCCTCTACGAGCGCGACGGGCGCATCGCGCGCATCACGCTGAACCGGCCGGAAGTCATGAATGCGATCGACGACGAACTGCCGGGCGCGCTGGCGGATGCGGTCGCGCGCGCCGACAATGATCCGGGCGCGCATGTGATCGTGCTGGCCGGCGCCGGCCGGGCCTTCTGCGCCGGATACGACCTGACCGCCTATGCCTCCGGCGACAGGGACAACCGCTGCACCCAGGAAATGCCGTGGGATCCGATGAAGGATTACGCTGCGATGTCCGACAACACCAACAAGTTCATGAGCCTGTTTCGTTCGAAGCGACCCGTGATCTGCAAGGTGCACGGTTTTGCGGTGGCCGGCGGCTCCGATATCGCGCTGTGCTCCGACATGATCGTCATGGCCGAAGATGCGCGCATCGGCTATCCGCCAGTTCGGGTCTGGGGCTGTCCGACCACGGCGATGTGGGTCTATCGGCTCGGCGCCGAAAAGGCCAAGCGCATGCTGTTCACCGGCGACAAGATCACCGGCATTGAGGCTGCCGCACTCGGCCTCGTGCTGAAAGCCGTTCCGGCCGAGAAGCTCGACGAGGAGGTCGATGCGCTCGCGCGCCGGATGGCGACCGTGCCGCAGAACCAGCTCATGATGCAGAAGCTGATGGTCAACCAAGCGCTCTACAATATGGGTCTGATGGGTACGCAGATGATCGCGACCATCTTCGACGGCATCACCCGGCATTCACCGGAGGGGTTGAACTTCAAGCGGCGTTCGGAGGAGATGGGCTGGAAGCGCGCTGTCGACGAGCGAGATCAAGGCACCTTCGACTGGACCACCAATCAGCCGATCACGCAAAACCGGTAA
- a CDS encoding crotonase/enoyl-CoA hydratase family protein, translating to MVRIEKQGAVWTVIHSRFAEARNAMDPDSADALAEAFKEFDADDSASVAVLWGEGGAFCAGWDLKFASTLGDRDAFQRHVVDGLAFPTGANAAPRGPLGPTRLELSKPVIAAVEGPAVAGGMELALWCDIRVMAESAYFGVYCRRWGIPLLDGGSVRLARLVGQGRAIEIILTGRKVPAGEALRIGMCEQVVEPGGARAAAEAMAREIARFPQAAVRADRRSVVETYGLPVREALRQEWSNGVEAIFKEGASGAARFAAGKGRHGDFAKI from the coding sequence ATGGTCCGGATCGAAAAACAGGGCGCAGTGTGGACCGTCATCCACAGCCGGTTTGCCGAAGCGCGCAACGCGATGGATCCGGACAGTGCCGACGCGCTGGCGGAGGCTTTTAAGGAATTCGACGCCGACGATTCCGCAAGCGTTGCCGTGCTGTGGGGCGAGGGCGGCGCGTTCTGCGCCGGCTGGGATCTCAAATTTGCCAGCACGCTCGGCGATCGCGATGCCTTCCAACGCCACGTCGTCGATGGCCTGGCGTTCCCGACCGGCGCCAACGCCGCGCCGCGCGGTCCGCTCGGACCGACGCGGCTGGAATTATCAAAGCCGGTGATTGCCGCCGTAGAAGGACCGGCCGTGGCCGGCGGCATGGAGCTTGCCCTGTGGTGCGACATCCGCGTGATGGCCGAGAGTGCTTATTTCGGCGTTTATTGTCGACGCTGGGGCATCCCGCTGCTGGATGGCGGCAGCGTGCGTCTGGCGCGACTGGTCGGGCAGGGACGCGCGATCGAAATCATCCTGACAGGCCGCAAGGTCCCGGCCGGGGAAGCATTGCGCATCGGCATGTGCGAACAGGTGGTCGAGCCCGGCGGCGCGCGTGCCGCGGCCGAGGCGATGGCGCGCGAGATCGCACGGTTTCCGCAAGCGGCCGTGCGAGCCGATCGGCGCTCGGTGGTCGAAACGTATGGCTTGCCGGTCCGCGAAGCCTTGCGACAGGAATGGTCCAACGGCGTTGAGGCCATCTTCAAGGAAGGCGCCAGTGGCGCTGCGCGCTTTGCCGCCGGCAAGGGCCGCCACGGCGATTTCGCGAAGATCTGA
- a CDS encoding TetR/AcrR family transcriptional regulator has protein sequence MVKPAAAAKDWSDVVKGAKRELLLRAARDEFAEQGLEGATMRGIAVRAGCTTGAIYPLFDSKEAIYAELLKQSLAALDAYVAKAVAAARTPEARVEAACGAFLSYYLDHRFEINLGLYAFRGLKRLGVGKPSDEELNQALWKVLERIAVPLTEVRGLKPSEVRPWVALLTSQMIGALVLQIAGRLDFLQTGAQTLLRMMLAQCLGPTGSKNAKAARKSKQ, from the coding sequence ATGGTCAAGCCCGCAGCCGCCGCAAAGGATTGGTCGGACGTCGTGAAGGGCGCGAAGCGCGAGCTTCTGCTCCGCGCTGCGCGCGACGAATTCGCCGAACAGGGTCTGGAAGGCGCCACCATGCGCGGCATCGCGGTGCGCGCCGGCTGCACGACGGGCGCGATCTATCCGTTGTTCGACAGCAAGGAGGCGATCTATGCCGAGCTGCTAAAACAGTCGCTGGCGGCGCTCGATGCCTACGTTGCCAAAGCAGTGGCTGCCGCGCGGACGCCGGAGGCCCGGGTCGAGGCGGCCTGCGGCGCCTTCCTGAGCTACTACCTCGATCACCGCTTCGAAATAAATCTGGGCCTCTATGCATTCCGCGGTCTCAAGCGGCTGGGCGTCGGCAAGCCGTCGGACGAGGAACTCAACCAGGCGCTATGGAAGGTGCTGGAACGCATCGCGGTGCCGCTGACTGAGGTGCGCGGCCTCAAGCCTTCAGAGGTTCGGCCGTGGGTGGCGCTGCTCACCAGCCAGATGATCGGGGCTCTCGTGCTGCAGATCGCTGGCCGGCTGGATTTTCTGCAAACCGGCGCGCAGACGCTGCTTCGCATGATGCTGGCGCAATGCCTTGGCCCGACGGGGTCGAAGAACGCGAAGGCCGCACGTAAATCAAAACAGTAA
- a CDS encoding selenium-binding family protein, translated as MNIRPDPTFHASPKLAMEAPPESFAYTVLLSPDFSKPDALAVIDVNPNSQTYGQVVHTVTMPNKGDEFHHFGWNACSSSLSPLTGHAFLERRYLIIPGMRSSRIYIVDTKPDPTKAAIHKIIEPEEIFRKTGYSRPHTVHCGPEGIYVSTLGGGGKNGTDGPPGVFIMDCETFEVLGRWELDRGPQTLHYDFWWNLPRDYMVTSEWALPPQFENGIVPEDLLSNKYGHRIHFWDLRARRNVQTIDLGANHQMALEVRPAHDPVREYGFLGVVVDTTNLEGSIWTWWREGGKFHIEKTATIPPEPAPKEQLPPLLQGFGAVPPLVSDIDLSMDDKFLYVACWGTGEMRQYDVRDPRKPKLAGSVHIGGIARRTPHPNGKAFGGGPQMVEISRDGKRVYWTNSLYSTWDNQFYPDGVPGAMVMANAKPDGGLELAKDYWVSFPDGYRSHQVRLDGGDCSTDSFCYPSV; from the coding sequence ATGAATATTCGGCCCGATCCCACGTTTCACGCTTCGCCAAAGCTTGCCATGGAAGCTCCGCCGGAGAGCTTCGCCTACACCGTGCTGCTCAGCCCGGACTTTTCAAAACCGGATGCACTTGCGGTCATCGACGTCAATCCGAACTCCCAGACCTACGGCCAGGTCGTTCACACGGTGACGATGCCGAACAAGGGCGACGAGTTTCACCATTTCGGATGGAACGCCTGCTCTTCGTCACTATCGCCGCTCACTGGACACGCCTTCCTCGAACGCCGCTATCTCATCATCCCCGGCATGCGGTCATCCCGCATCTACATCGTCGATACCAAGCCGGACCCCACCAAGGCGGCGATACACAAGATCATCGAGCCTGAGGAAATCTTCAGGAAGACGGGGTATTCGCGGCCGCACACGGTTCATTGCGGACCGGAAGGCATTTACGTCTCTACGCTCGGCGGCGGCGGCAAGAACGGTACCGATGGACCGCCCGGCGTCTTCATCATGGATTGCGAGACATTCGAGGTGCTCGGACGGTGGGAGCTCGATCGCGGTCCACAGACGCTGCACTATGATTTCTGGTGGAACCTGCCGCGCGATTATATGGTGACGAGCGAGTGGGCATTGCCGCCACAGTTCGAGAACGGCATCGTTCCGGAGGATCTCCTCTCCAACAAATATGGCCACCGGATTCATTTCTGGGATCTGCGGGCCCGGCGCAATGTCCAGACCATCGATCTCGGCGCCAACCACCAGATGGCGCTGGAAGTGCGGCCCGCACACGATCCCGTTCGCGAATACGGCTTCCTCGGCGTCGTGGTCGATACCACCAACCTCGAAGGCTCGATCTGGACCTGGTGGCGCGAGGGCGGCAAGTTTCACATCGAGAAGACGGCGACGATCCCGCCCGAGCCCGCGCCAAAGGAGCAGCTCCCGCCGCTTCTGCAGGGGTTTGGCGCCGTACCGCCGCTGGTATCGGACATTGACCTGTCGATGGACGACAAATTCCTCTACGTCGCCTGCTGGGGCACCGGCGAGATGCGTCAATACGATGTCAGAGACCCGCGAAAGCCGAAGCTTGCCGGTTCGGTGCACATCGGCGGCATCGCGCGCCGCACGCCGCATCCGAACGGCAAGGCTTTTGGAGGCGGTCCGCAGATGGTCGAGATCAGCCGCGACGGCAAGCGGGTGTACTGGACCAACTCGCTCTACTCGACGTGGGACAACCAGTTCTATCCCGATGGCGTGCCGGGCGCCATGGTGATGGCCAATGCGAAGCCGGACGGCGGCCTCGAACTGGCAAAGGACTATTGGGTCAGTTTCCCCGATGGATACCGGTCGCATCAAGTCCGGCTCGACGGCGGTGACTGTTCGACGGATTCATTCTGCTATCCGTCGGTTTGA
- a CDS encoding MarR family transcriptional regulator gives MGRSVSPKRAVKPARPSYILDEQIGFILRQVWQRHATIFAREIGINLTPTQWAAVSKLAETGPCSQNLLGRLTAMDVATIKGVIDRLTARGLTETSPDPEDGRRLLVSLTRAGQQLAEKAAPNALAITRETLAPLDAKERETLMELLSKLR, from the coding sequence ATGGGGAGGAGCGTTTCGCCGAAACGAGCAGTCAAGCCTGCACGGCCGTCCTACATCCTCGATGAGCAGATCGGCTTCATCCTGCGTCAGGTCTGGCAGCGTCACGCCACCATCTTCGCCCGCGAAATCGGCATCAACCTGACGCCGACGCAATGGGCGGCCGTCTCAAAGCTCGCCGAGACCGGGCCGTGCTCGCAGAACCTGCTCGGGCGGCTGACGGCGATGGATGTCGCGACCATCAAGGGCGTGATCGACCGCCTCACCGCGCGCGGACTTACCGAGACCAGCCCGGACCCCGAGGACGGCCGCCGGCTCTTGGTCAGCCTGACCCGCGCCGGCCAGCAGCTCGCCGAGAAGGCCGCGCCGAACGCGCTCGCGATAACGAGAGAGACGCTGGCACCGCTCGATGCGAAGGAGCGCGAAACCCTGATGGAGCTGTTGAGCAAATTGCGCTGA
- a CDS encoding ABC transporter ATP-binding protein yields the protein MKLQVADLNSFYGPAHILFDIALEVGEGEVVALLGRNGAGKSTTFRSIVGLVENRSGRIVFEGKDVSREPTHAIVRGGLGYVPEERRIFTDLTVEENLEVGRQPKRPNAPQWTREKLFTLFPNLGEMRNRPGGRMSGGEQQMLTIARTLMGNPSLVLLDEPSEGLSPKIVEQMVEAILAMKREGVSIVVSEQNLHFARLISDRAYIIERGKICFGGTMAELDARPDIRDAHLSL from the coding sequence ATGAAGCTGCAGGTCGCCGATCTCAACAGTTTTTATGGCCCGGCGCATATCCTGTTCGATATCGCGCTGGAAGTCGGCGAGGGCGAGGTGGTGGCGCTGCTCGGCCGCAACGGCGCCGGCAAATCGACCACCTTCCGTTCCATCGTCGGCCTGGTCGAGAACCGCTCGGGACGGATTGTGTTCGAAGGCAAGGACGTCTCGCGCGAACCGACGCATGCGATCGTGCGCGGCGGGCTTGGTTACGTGCCGGAGGAGCGGCGCATTTTCACGGACCTGACAGTCGAGGAAAATCTCGAAGTCGGCCGCCAGCCGAAACGGCCCAACGCGCCGCAGTGGACGCGGGAAAAACTGTTCACGCTGTTTCCCAACCTCGGCGAAATGCGAAACCGCCCGGGCGGGCGGATGAGCGGCGGCGAACAACAGATGTTGACGATCGCGCGGACGCTGATGGGGAATCCATCGCTCGTACTGCTCGACGAACCCTCGGAAGGGCTGTCGCCAAAAATCGTCGAACAGATGGTCGAAGCCATCCTCGCGATGAAGAGAGAAGGCGTCAGCATCGTGGTCTCCGAGCAGAATTTGCATTTCGCGCGGCTGATCTCCGACCGCGCCTACATCATCGAACGTGGCAAGATCTGTTTTGGTGGCACGATGGCCGAACTCGACGCGCGGCCGGATATCCGGGACGCGCATCTGTCGCTGTAG
- a CDS encoding ABC transporter ATP-binding protein: protein MSMVPILLSVQNLSKSYGGVHAVRSVSFELRAGEILALIGPNGAGKSTCFDMLNGQNIPDSGRINLLGEDTVGRKPRAIWRLGVGRTFQITATFPTMTVRENVQVALVSYGRQLFNLWGSTASYARDEAGRLLDLVGMGAYAGRPCGELAYGDLKRLELAIALANQPKLLLMDEPTAGMAPRERIELMRLTARIAREQSIGVLFTEHDMDVVFEHADRILVLNRGSLIAEGSPEEVRGNPQVRAIYLGEGLVYDARHREGAGA, encoded by the coding sequence ATGAGCATGGTCCCCATATTGCTGTCGGTTCAAAATCTCAGCAAATCCTATGGCGGCGTACACGCCGTGCGCAGCGTGTCGTTCGAACTGCGCGCGGGCGAAATTCTGGCGCTGATCGGGCCCAACGGCGCGGGCAAGAGCACCTGTTTCGACATGCTCAATGGCCAAAACATACCGGACAGCGGCCGCATTAATCTGCTTGGGGAGGACACGGTGGGCCGGAAGCCGCGCGCGATCTGGCGGCTCGGCGTCGGGCGCACGTTCCAGATCACGGCGACGTTTCCGACCATGACCGTGCGCGAGAACGTGCAGGTCGCGCTGGTGTCCTACGGCAGGCAATTGTTCAATCTCTGGGGCTCGACCGCAAGTTACGCGCGCGACGAAGCCGGCCGGCTGCTCGATCTCGTCGGCATGGGCGCCTATGCCGGGCGGCCCTGCGGCGAGCTTGCTTACGGTGACCTCAAACGGCTGGAGCTTGCGATCGCGCTCGCCAACCAGCCGAAACTGTTGCTGATGGACGAACCGACCGCCGGCATGGCGCCGCGCGAGCGGATCGAATTGATGCGGCTGACCGCGCGCATCGCACGCGAGCAATCGATCGGCGTGCTCTTCACCGAGCACGACATGGACGTGGTGTTCGAACATGCCGATCGCATCCTGGTGCTTAACCGCGGCAGCCTGATCGCCGAGGGCTCGCCCGAGGAAGTCCGCGGCAATCCGCAGGTGCGCGCCATCTATCTCGGCGAAGGCCTGGTCTATGACGCGCGCCACCGCGAGGGAGCCGGCGCATGA
- a CDS encoding ABC transporter permease: MAFYFVQFLTGLASAASLFLVASGLSIIFGVTRIVNFAHGAFYMLGAYVAFTLTERFSGALGFWGGIVVAALVVAAVGVLVEMVLLRRIYHAPELFQLLATFGLTLMVQDIVVLIWGPDDLLGRRAPGFRGAVDFFGQNIPSYDLFLIALSPVVLGGLWLLFQRTRWGVLVRAATQDRDMVAALGVNQKWLFTSVFALGVFLAALGGALQIPRDAVHHALDLRIIVEVFVVVVIGGLGSIIGAFVAAVLVSELNAFGILIFPKISIILVFLVMAVVLIVRPWGLFGKPEAAARRTPGLTVNPWRPLTSGERLMSMGALVAAAMLPLFAGNYALTVGSEIAIFVIFAASLHFLMSVGGLASFGHAAYFGLGAYGVAFLAKAAGLPMIVSLLLGPLLGLMGAAVFGFFAVQLSGVYFAMLTLAFAQIVWSIAFQWVAVTGGDNGILSVWPDKWAAGPASFYWLSLAIAALAVTVLRVIVFSPFGFALRATRDSPLRSEAIGINGKRVQWTAFVISGTVAGIGGALFAYLKGSVFPDSLGISLSVDALVMVLLGGVETVSGAVIGAIVFKAANIWLVSQTDLSKLVLGGFIVLMVVAFPKGIVGTLETIRNRRRSPEKKSALATSRVEVAE; this comes from the coding sequence ATGGCCTTTTACTTCGTTCAGTTCCTGACCGGTCTTGCCAGCGCGGCGTCGCTGTTTCTGGTCGCGTCGGGGCTGTCGATCATCTTCGGCGTGACGCGGATCGTGAATTTTGCCCATGGCGCCTTCTACATGCTGGGCGCCTATGTCGCATTCACGCTGACCGAGCGCTTCTCCGGCGCGCTCGGCTTCTGGGGCGGCATCGTCGTTGCGGCGCTGGTGGTCGCTGCCGTCGGCGTGCTGGTCGAGATGGTGCTGCTGCGACGGATCTATCATGCGCCGGAACTGTTCCAGTTGCTCGCAACCTTCGGCCTGACCCTGATGGTCCAGGATATCGTCGTGCTGATCTGGGGCCCCGACGATCTGCTCGGCCGCCGCGCGCCGGGCTTCAGGGGCGCCGTCGATTTCTTCGGCCAGAATATCCCGAGTTACGATCTGTTCCTGATCGCGCTCAGTCCGGTCGTGCTCGGCGGGCTCTGGCTGTTGTTCCAGCGCACGCGCTGGGGCGTGCTGGTGCGCGCGGCGACGCAGGACCGCGACATGGTGGCGGCGCTCGGCGTCAATCAGAAATGGCTGTTCACCAGCGTATTCGCGCTCGGCGTCTTTCTCGCCGCCCTCGGCGGCGCGCTGCAGATCCCGCGTGACGCCGTGCATCACGCACTGGACCTTCGCATCATCGTCGAAGTGTTCGTCGTGGTGGTGATCGGCGGCCTCGGCAGCATCATCGGCGCTTTCGTTGCCGCCGTGCTCGTCTCCGAGCTCAACGCCTTTGGCATTCTCATTTTCCCGAAGATCTCCATCATCCTGGTGTTTCTCGTGATGGCGGTCGTGCTGATCGTGCGGCCGTGGGGCCTGTTCGGCAAGCCGGAGGCTGCCGCGCGTCGCACGCCGGGCCTGACCGTTAATCCATGGCGGCCGCTCACCTCGGGCGAGCGGCTGATGTCGATGGGCGCGCTGGTCGCAGCCGCCATGCTGCCGCTGTTCGCAGGCAATTACGCGCTCACGGTCGGCTCCGAGATCGCGATCTTCGTGATCTTTGCCGCCAGCCTGCATTTCCTGATGTCGGTCGGCGGGCTCGCCTCGTTCGGCCATGCCGCTTATTTCGGGCTTGGCGCCTATGGCGTCGCGTTTCTCGCCAAGGCAGCGGGACTGCCGATGATCGTTTCGCTGCTGCTCGGCCCATTGTTGGGTCTGATGGGTGCGGCGGTGTTTGGCTTCTTCGCCGTGCAACTGTCCGGCGTCTATTTCGCAATGCTGACGCTGGCCTTTGCGCAGATCGTCTGGTCGATCGCGTTCCAGTGGGTAGCTGTCACCGGCGGTGACAACGGCATTTTGAGCGTCTGGCCGGACAAGTGGGCCGCGGGCCCGGCCAGTTTTTACTGGCTGTCGCTTGCGATCGCCGCGCTCGCGGTCACGGTATTGCGGGTGATCGTGTTCTCGCCGTTCGGCTTTGCACTGCGCGCGACGCGGGACTCGCCGCTGCGCAGCGAGGCGATCGGCATCAACGGTAAGCGCGTGCAATGGACGGCCTTCGTCATATCGGGCACGGTCGCAGGGATCGGCGGCGCCTTGTTCGCCTATCTGAAAGGCAGCGTCTTCCCCGACAGCCTCGGCATCTCGCTGTCGGTCGATGCGCTGGTCATGGTGCTGCTCGGCGGCGTCGAGACGGTTTCCGGTGCGGTCATCGGCGCCATCGTGTTCAAGGCGGCCAACATCTGGCTGGTTAGCCAGACCGATCTTTCGAAACTGGTGTTGGGCGGCTTCATCGTGCTGATGGTGGTGGCGTTCCCGAAGGGCATCGTCGGCACGCTGGAGACGATCAGGAATCGCCGGCGATCCCCTGAGAAAAAATCCGCGCTTGCCACCTCCCGGGTCGAGGTTGCCGAATGA